One Rubripirellula amarantea DNA segment encodes these proteins:
- a CDS encoding MFS transporter, producing the protein MTTNDHVKDQNAIERHARLALLALLVVSILVNYIDRGALSVAVPDIEVEFSMTPSQKGLLLSVFFWTYALMQLPAGWLVDRLDVKYVYAGGYLIWTIATAMTGFVNGFAALLAARLLLGVGESAAYPAISRLIVESFPEQQRGLVNSLIDAGTKIGPALSILAGGLLVDQFGWRALFIGLGVGGFLWLLPWMHYVPSRPRQSHTTKNEQTKNSPTIRRVAMNRSVWGTSLGMFALGYVWYFLLTWLPSYLMDAHGLNLKETAVLAALPFLAMAASTVFWGWAADRLIKHGRSPTFARKLIALGGFAIAAVLLVAASRVASSTSCILLLIGACCALGMFTANVWAMTQTMAGPAAGSWTGIQNCIGNMGGVVSPLVAGWSVEQTGSYNTAFYAAACVMTLGIIAYLVLVGPIKEIDWQSEI; encoded by the coding sequence TTGACGACTAACGACCACGTTAAGGACCAGAACGCGATCGAACGTCATGCGCGATTGGCATTGTTAGCACTCTTGGTTGTATCCATCTTGGTCAACTACATCGATCGCGGTGCGTTGTCAGTTGCGGTGCCAGACATTGAAGTCGAATTTTCGATGACACCGTCACAGAAAGGATTGCTGCTTTCGGTCTTCTTTTGGACCTACGCTTTGATGCAGCTTCCGGCGGGTTGGTTGGTAGATCGGTTGGATGTGAAGTATGTTTACGCGGGCGGTTATCTGATCTGGACCATTGCAACCGCGATGACGGGGTTCGTAAACGGATTCGCGGCGTTGTTGGCCGCAAGGTTGTTGTTGGGAGTTGGCGAGAGTGCCGCTTATCCTGCTATTTCGCGATTGATAGTCGAGAGCTTTCCTGAGCAACAGCGTGGACTAGTCAATTCGTTGATTGACGCGGGAACAAAGATTGGCCCAGCACTTAGCATTCTGGCAGGCGGTTTGTTGGTCGACCAATTCGGATGGCGAGCATTGTTCATTGGCCTGGGTGTTGGCGGCTTTCTATGGCTACTGCCCTGGATGCACTATGTGCCGTCACGACCGAGGCAAAGCCACACCACCAAGAACGAGCAAACAAAGAATAGCCCGACGATCAGACGAGTTGCCATGAACCGATCGGTATGGGGCACCTCGCTGGGCATGTTTGCACTTGGATACGTTTGGTACTTTCTTCTCACCTGGCTGCCATCCTATTTGATGGATGCTCATGGATTGAATTTGAAGGAAACAGCCGTTCTGGCGGCGCTGCCTTTTCTCGCGATGGCAGCGTCCACGGTGTTTTGGGGATGGGCAGCGGATCGCTTAATCAAACATGGTCGTTCGCCAACGTTCGCTCGCAAGCTAATTGCTTTGGGTGGCTTCGCGATTGCCGCTGTTCTATTGGTGGCAGCGTCGCGGGTTGCGTCCTCGACTTCGTGCATCCTGCTGCTGATTGGTGCGTGCTGTGCACTCGGTATGTTTACGGCCAACGTGTGGGCGATGACTCAAACGATGGCTGGCCCCGCAGCGGGAAGCTGGACAGGAATCCAAAACTGCATTGGCAACATGGGCGGTGTCGTTTCACCGTTGGTTGCAGGATGGTCGGTTGAGCAAACGGGATCGTACAACACCGCGTTCTACGCGGCTGCTTGCGTGATGACTCTCGGAATCATCGCGTATTTGGTGTTGGTCGGACCAATCAAGGAAATCGATTGGCAGAGCGAAATATGA
- a CDS encoding PSD1 and planctomycete cytochrome C domain-containing protein: MTYSTLGIGGENAPSTGEPTAEQIRFFETSIRPLLSDHCYECHNDETSEGDLRLDSLSGMLTGGKAGPAVVAGKPQSSLIVTAISYRDSELRMPPEGKLSDQQVADLTRWVEMGAPHPDRGKVKVALPRGTVDLAAGRKHWAFQPLNDSTMPRSDESANTLANPIDAFIGDQLDRNELIPLGRADKRTLIRRATFDLIGLPPTPEEIEAFVADESETAFDVVVDRLLNSPHYGERWGRHWLDVARYADSNGLDENAAHGNAWRYRDYVVQSFNEDKPYDQFVVEQLAGDLLDSGDNSELRHQRLIATGYLLLGPKVLAEADERKMEMDIVDEQIDTIGRGLMGMTLGCARCHTHKFDPIEHADYYALAGIFKSTKTMESFKTVARWNEVLIADSDEMARKNEHERIVTEAKQKIDTRIAAAKRELTPTKGETVPEDIEKRFPEATRSELKELRDQLEQLEASAPEMPTAMAVVDGVVADVAIHIRGSHLTLGETVPRRFPRVFAKDAQPLLPSDSSGRLEFARWLIDEDHPLTARVMVNRIWRWHFGKGLVPTVDNFGLRGEPPTHPELLDWLAVQFIQNDWSIKSMHRLIMLSETYRRSSSFDANNAKVDSDNRYYWRCDVRRLEAEAIRDSLLAVSGTLDRTMGGRLLATPNRELVFNHTSTDTSNYDTRRRSIYVPVIRNHLYDMFQLFDYADASVLSGNRNTSTISPQALFLMNSEFMTSVSNSMAERLSGADVDRDQRIARLFNEAFGRSPTETEVQQANDFLAQFQTEGNEVTPKHAWQALCQAIVSSSEFVYVK; encoded by the coding sequence TTGACTTATTCAACTTTGGGAATCGGTGGCGAGAACGCACCAAGCACCGGAGAACCGACGGCCGAGCAGATACGTTTCTTTGAAACAAGCATTCGTCCGTTGCTTTCCGATCATTGCTACGAATGTCACAACGACGAGACGTCCGAGGGCGATCTACGATTGGACTCGCTCTCGGGCATGTTGACCGGTGGCAAGGCCGGACCAGCGGTGGTTGCGGGCAAACCGCAAAGTAGCTTGATTGTGACAGCGATCAGTTATCGTGACAGCGAATTACGGATGCCACCGGAAGGCAAGCTGTCCGATCAACAAGTCGCCGACCTGACTCGATGGGTAGAGATGGGCGCTCCGCATCCCGATCGTGGTAAGGTGAAAGTTGCTCTTCCCAGAGGAACTGTTGATCTCGCAGCCGGACGCAAGCATTGGGCGTTTCAACCGCTCAACGATTCAACGATGCCACGTTCGGATGAGTCCGCTAATACGTTAGCCAACCCGATCGACGCTTTCATCGGTGACCAGTTGGATCGCAACGAATTGATTCCGCTTGGTCGCGCTGACAAGCGAACTTTGATACGGCGTGCGACCTTCGATCTGATCGGACTGCCTCCGACGCCCGAAGAGATCGAGGCCTTTGTCGCTGATGAATCGGAAACTGCGTTTGATGTTGTCGTCGACCGACTGCTCAATTCGCCTCACTACGGCGAACGGTGGGGACGCCACTGGTTGGATGTCGCTCGCTATGCAGATAGCAATGGGTTGGACGAAAATGCCGCACACGGGAACGCATGGAGGTATCGCGACTATGTCGTGCAGTCTTTCAACGAAGACAAGCCGTACGACCAATTTGTCGTCGAGCAGCTTGCTGGTGATCTGCTCGATTCCGGTGACAATTCGGAATTGAGACATCAACGTTTGATAGCGACCGGTTACCTGTTGTTAGGTCCGAAAGTGCTCGCCGAAGCCGACGAACGCAAAATGGAAATGGACATCGTTGACGAGCAGATCGACACGATCGGTCGAGGGTTGATGGGAATGACATTGGGTTGTGCTCGTTGTCACACGCACAAGTTCGATCCTATTGAGCATGCGGATTACTACGCGTTAGCGGGAATTTTCAAAAGTACTAAGACGATGGAATCGTTCAAAACCGTCGCTCGTTGGAACGAGGTCTTGATCGCTGATTCCGATGAGATGGCTCGCAAGAATGAGCACGAGCGGATCGTCACCGAGGCGAAGCAGAAGATCGATACTCGAATCGCAGCAGCGAAACGCGAACTCACGCCGACCAAGGGCGAGACAGTCCCCGAAGATATTGAGAAACGATTTCCTGAGGCCACGCGATCGGAGTTAAAGGAGCTGCGTGATCAACTCGAGCAACTTGAGGCATCGGCACCAGAGATGCCGACGGCCATGGCGGTTGTAGACGGCGTCGTGGCTGATGTTGCCATTCATATTCGTGGCAGCCATCTCACACTAGGTGAGACCGTCCCTCGCCGATTTCCGCGGGTGTTTGCGAAAGATGCTCAGCCATTGCTTCCTAGCGACAGCAGCGGCAGGCTTGAGTTTGCTCGTTGGCTGATTGACGAGGATCACCCACTTACCGCCCGCGTGATGGTCAATCGCATTTGGCGTTGGCACTTTGGCAAGGGTTTGGTTCCCACCGTGGATAACTTCGGACTGCGCGGTGAACCGCCGACTCATCCAGAATTGCTCGATTGGTTGGCCGTGCAGTTCATCCAAAACGATTGGTCGATCAAATCGATGCACCGTTTGATCATGTTGTCTGAAACGTATCGGCGTAGCAGCAGCTTTGACGCCAACAATGCAAAGGTCGATAGTGACAACCGATACTACTGGCGATGCGATGTCCGGCGACTTGAAGCGGAGGCGATTCGGGATTCTCTTCTCGCTGTCAGCGGCACGCTCGACCGAACAATGGGTGGGCGACTGCTCGCAACACCAAACCGAGAACTCGTTTTCAATCATACTTCCACGGACACGTCGAATTACGACACTCGGCGACGGTCCATCTACGTGCCCGTGATTCGAAATCATCTGTACGACATGTTTCAGTTGTTTGACTACGCGGATGCCAGCGTGTTGAGCGGAAATCGCAACACGAGCACGATCTCACCGCAAGCATTATTCCTGATGAATTCCGAGTTCATGACCAGCGTGTCGAACTCGATGGCCGAGCGTCTTTCCGGTGCTGATGTGGATCGTGATCAACGCATCGCTCGACTGTTTAACGAAGCGTTCGGGCGTTCGCCAACCGAAACGGAAGTTCAACAGGCCAATGACTTCTTGGCGCAGTTTCAAACTGAGGGAAACGAAGTCACCCCGAAACATGCGTGGCAGGCTTTGTGCCAGGCGATCGTTTCGTCCAGCGAGTTCGTGTATGTCAAATAA
- a CDS encoding DUF1501 domain-containing protein: MNLTRRQLLSQCSAGFGSLALGSLLADEGSAANSSFATHFPARAKRIIFLFMKGGPSQIDTFDYKPQLQKDDQKPLPFDKPRVQFAPTGDLLASPWKFRRYGESGIAVSELFPHVAKCVDDLCIINSMHGSNPAHGGACLKIHTGTDTFVRPSMGAWVSYGLGTENENLPGFITICPTLAHGGTKNWSSAFLPASHSGTPLGNASQSSEQARVKYMHNAQMSRKSQRMQLDMTQTLNQSFLDSSGPDAELEARIASFELAFRMQTEMPAALDLAAETKSMHSLYGIDDPITADFGRQCLMARRFAERGVRFVQVTHSNTDVQWDQHGNLRKGHQQNALEVDKPISGLLQDLKSRGLLDDTLVLWGGEFGRTPTCQGTGHDGRDHNPEGFTMWMAGGGVRGGIQYGATDQYGYYAVENKVHVHDLHATLLHLMGLDHERLTFRYAGRDFRLTDVAGHVVDGILS; this comes from the coding sequence ATGAACTTGACAAGACGACAACTGCTGTCGCAATGCTCCGCCGGGTTTGGCTCGTTGGCACTCGGATCGTTGCTGGCCGATGAAGGTTCCGCTGCGAACTCATCATTCGCCACTCACTTTCCCGCCAGAGCTAAACGCATCATCTTTCTGTTCATGAAAGGTGGCCCCTCCCAAATCGACACGTTTGATTACAAACCGCAGTTACAGAAAGACGATCAAAAGCCGTTGCCGTTTGATAAGCCGCGTGTCCAATTCGCGCCGACCGGTGACTTGCTCGCTTCGCCCTGGAAATTCCGCCGGTACGGCGAAAGTGGCATTGCCGTTAGCGAATTGTTTCCGCACGTTGCTAAATGTGTGGATGATTTGTGCATTATCAATTCCATGCACGGTTCCAATCCGGCTCATGGTGGTGCTTGTTTGAAAATTCACACCGGCACTGACACGTTTGTTCGGCCCAGCATGGGTGCTTGGGTGTCGTATGGGCTGGGTACTGAGAACGAAAACTTACCGGGTTTCATCACCATCTGTCCCACGCTCGCCCATGGAGGCACGAAGAACTGGAGTTCTGCGTTTTTGCCAGCCAGTCATTCAGGAACACCGCTGGGGAACGCGAGCCAGTCGTCGGAACAGGCCCGCGTTAAGTACATGCACAACGCTCAGATGTCGAGGAAGTCGCAGCGGATGCAGCTTGATATGACTCAGACGTTGAACCAGAGTTTCCTCGACTCATCAGGCCCAGACGCAGAGCTTGAAGCTCGGATCGCATCATTTGAATTGGCGTTTCGCATGCAGACTGAGATGCCGGCGGCGCTAGACCTCGCCGCAGAGACCAAGTCGATGCATTCTCTTTATGGAATCGACGATCCGATTACGGCCGACTTTGGTCGCCAATGCTTGATGGCTCGCCGATTTGCCGAACGTGGCGTTCGTTTCGTTCAGGTCACGCATAGTAATACGGACGTCCAATGGGATCAGCACGGCAACCTTCGCAAAGGTCACCAGCAAAATGCATTGGAAGTCGACAAACCAATTTCTGGCCTGTTGCAGGATCTCAAATCACGCGGGCTGTTGGACGACACGTTGGTGTTATGGGGCGGTGAGTTTGGTCGGACTCCGACTTGTCAGGGCACTGGTCATGACGGCCGTGACCACAACCCCGAAGGATTCACAATGTGGATGGCTGGTGGCGGTGTTCGTGGCGGAATTCAATACGGCGCGACCGATCAGTACGGTTACTATGCGGTCGAAAACAAAGTCCATGTGCACGACCTGCACGCGACTCTGCTGCACTTGATGGGACTCGATCATGAGCGTTTGACATTCCGTTATGCTGGTCGTGACTTTAGGTTAACGGACGTTGCAGGCCATGTTGTCGATGGGATCTTGTCTTGA
- a CDS encoding pyroglutamyl-peptidase I gives MSRVLLTAFEPYDRWSENSSWLALMDLTNWYEGATEIVTRRYPVDLSRMSDALRKDLQSDFDFAIHVGQSPGSPIIKVEAVGLNVRSDGSPLINGAPDAYRSPLPLAAQVSTLVNAGIPCELSHHAGTYLCNAALYLSQHYAKSFGMKTRAAFVHLPLAPSQSAKAIESRLPSMSTAMSSAAIALLVDELTNSVA, from the coding sequence GTGTCTCGAGTACTTCTGACCGCTTTTGAACCCTACGACCGCTGGTCAGAGAACTCAAGTTGGTTGGCGCTTATGGACCTGACCAATTGGTACGAGGGCGCTACCGAGATTGTCACGCGACGATATCCGGTCGACCTATCGAGAATGAGCGACGCGCTTCGCAAAGATCTGCAAAGCGATTTTGATTTCGCCATTCATGTCGGCCAATCCCCTGGTTCGCCAATCATCAAAGTCGAAGCGGTCGGCTTGAACGTTCGCAGCGATGGTAGTCCCCTGATAAACGGGGCTCCTGATGCCTACCGTTCACCTCTACCACTAGCCGCTCAAGTCAGCACGTTGGTCAATGCGGGCATCCCGTGCGAACTTTCTCATCACGCGGGCACCTACTTGTGCAACGCGGCGTTGTATTTGAGCCAGCACTATGCAAAGTCGTTCGGAATGAAAACGCGTGCGGCATTCGTTCACCTCCCATTGGCTCCATCGCAATCCGCTAAGGCGATCGAATCTCGATTACCCAGCATGAGTACCGCGATGTCGAGCGCCGCAATCGCATTGCTTGTCGATGAGCTAACCAATTCGGTGGCCTGA
- a CDS encoding amidohydrolase family protein, giving the protein MIKLNRRQFLGASAAAAASAAIPKRHSLVADEVGLSDPDTPAWIDAHVHVWTPDTSKYPLSPRFGRSDMQPASFTPDELFSHCRPAGVARVVLIQMSFYEYDNTYMIDVMRKHPGVFSGVGIVDHNASDLAERVTSLASQGVRGFRLHSRSGAKGWSNNSGMTTLWRLAAEQGLAICPLINPTDIPYVDELCSQFPDTTVVVDHFARIGVSGTIEQESLDQLCRLSRFPKTHVKTSAFYALGRKQPPYTDLVPMIRRVVDQFGPERLMWASDCPYQVQGDHTYDASIGLIRDEISFLSESDKQWMLRDTAAKVFF; this is encoded by the coding sequence ATGATCAAACTTAATCGGCGGCAATTTCTAGGTGCTTCCGCGGCAGCGGCCGCATCGGCGGCGATTCCAAAACGACATTCGCTCGTTGCGGACGAAGTGGGCCTGTCGGATCCGGATACTCCCGCATGGATCGACGCGCACGTGCATGTGTGGACACCGGATACGTCGAAGTATCCGCTGAGCCCTCGCTTCGGAAGATCGGACATGCAGCCCGCCAGCTTCACGCCGGATGAGTTGTTCTCGCATTGCCGACCGGCTGGTGTGGCCCGAGTGGTTCTGATTCAAATGAGCTTCTACGAGTACGACAACACTTACATGATTGACGTCATGAGAAAGCACCCTGGTGTGTTTTCGGGAGTCGGCATTGTCGATCACAACGCCAGCGACTTGGCTGAACGTGTCACAAGTCTCGCCAGCCAGGGTGTGCGAGGATTTCGATTGCATTCACGTAGTGGTGCGAAAGGTTGGAGCAATAACTCGGGAATGACGACGTTGTGGCGATTGGCAGCCGAGCAAGGACTGGCGATTTGTCCGCTGATCAATCCAACTGACATTCCGTATGTAGATGAGTTGTGTAGTCAGTTCCCCGATACGACTGTGGTCGTGGACCACTTTGCTCGCATCGGCGTGAGTGGCACGATTGAACAAGAATCGCTCGATCAACTTTGTCGCCTATCACGATTCCCCAAAACGCACGTGAAGACGTCGGCGTTCTATGCCCTTGGTCGAAAACAGCCACCCTACACCGACTTGGTGCCAATGATTCGCAGGGTTGTCGACCAATTTGGCCCCGAGCGTTTGATGTGGGCGAGCGATTGTCCCTATCAAGTTCAAGGGGACCACACCTACGACGCATCCATTGGTTTGATTCGTGACGAGATAAGCTTCCTATCCGAAAGCGATAAGCAGTGGATGCTTCGCGATACCGCAGCCAAGGTGTTCTTTTGA
- the rplI gene encoding 50S ribosomal protein L9 — MPATTKRSQLFKRLPKGPNGGIQLLLIHNVEHLGKQGDIVEVKPGYGLNYLLPQGLATVATDHHKRMIEKHREKLRAIELEKLSSYRKLADELGKQSITIEANANDEGHLYGSVGPHEIVDSLKAAGFTLAQDQIRLEGPLKELGLYTVKVHLHSEVDSSVKVWVVPTVTGDGTTE; from the coding sequence ATGCCAGCGACTACGAAGCGATCGCAGCTTTTCAAGCGACTTCCCAAAGGCCCCAATGGTGGCATTCAGCTTTTGCTCATTCACAATGTCGAGCACCTCGGCAAGCAGGGTGACATCGTCGAAGTGAAGCCCGGTTATGGGTTGAACTACCTGTTGCCTCAAGGTTTGGCCACCGTCGCGACCGATCACCACAAGCGAATGATCGAGAAGCACCGCGAGAAACTGCGTGCGATCGAGCTCGAGAAGCTTAGCAGCTACCGCAAGTTGGCTGATGAATTGGGCAAGCAGTCGATCACGATCGAAGCCAACGCCAACGATGAAGGTCACCTGTACGGTAGCGTCGGTCCTCACGAGATCGTCGATTCCCTGAAGGCTGCTGGCTTCACCCTGGCTCAAGATCAAATCCGTTTGGAAGGTCCTCTGAAGGAATTGGGGCTTTATACCGTCAAGGTACACTTGCACAGTGAAGTTGATTCAAGCGTGAAGGTTTGGGTTGTTCCAACTGTCACCGGTGATGGTACGACTGAGTAG
- a CDS encoding threonine ammonia-lyase: MNSPLQLATIEDVVAAESVIRRHISPAPLIRSYPLEKELGLSSDRRVWVKDYGWTPVGSFKLLGAINWLANHFKEIGDRPVAAHSSGNFASGLAFAGHQYGKRVIIVMPSDAPKVKFERTYSFGADVRTYDKSTDHITGARDRLTHEIAVTENAVAASPYDDRHVIAGNGVGGLEIARELNQQGRSVSHFLCAVSGGGLMAGHALAIRHHYPKSSIIAVEPVGANDFGLSLAKGERVRVDHPDSICDGLLSYDVGQHNWPILRECVTSAITVSDEETCCAMKWMDDQHGLRTEPSGAITIASLLEKKVNLDGDGDVVIVLSGRNVDAVDFQRWTGTTS; this comes from the coding sequence TTGAATTCGCCCCTTCAATTGGCAACCATCGAAGACGTGGTCGCCGCCGAGTCTGTGATTCGGCGCCACATCTCCCCCGCACCATTGATTCGCTCGTATCCGCTCGAAAAGGAACTCGGATTGTCGAGCGATCGAAGAGTGTGGGTGAAGGATTACGGATGGACACCGGTGGGGTCATTTAAGTTGCTTGGCGCAATCAATTGGCTGGCCAACCATTTCAAGGAAATAGGTGACCGTCCCGTTGCGGCGCATTCGTCTGGTAACTTTGCATCCGGACTTGCGTTTGCAGGACATCAATATGGCAAACGTGTCATTATTGTGATGCCCAGTGACGCACCGAAGGTCAAGTTCGAACGCACTTATAGTTTTGGCGCGGACGTGCGGACGTACGACAAGTCAACCGATCACATCACAGGTGCGCGAGATCGTTTGACTCATGAAATTGCGGTTACCGAGAACGCCGTTGCGGCATCGCCGTATGACGACAGGCATGTAATTGCGGGAAACGGAGTAGGTGGGCTTGAGATCGCGCGCGAACTGAACCAGCAAGGTCGAAGCGTCTCTCATTTTTTGTGCGCGGTCAGCGGCGGGGGCTTGATGGCGGGACATGCACTTGCGATTCGCCACCACTATCCAAAGTCATCCATCATCGCCGTTGAACCAGTCGGAGCAAACGATTTTGGATTGTCTTTGGCAAAGGGTGAACGAGTTCGAGTGGATCATCCCGATAGTATCTGCGACGGCTTACTGTCATACGACGTTGGTCAGCATAATTGGCCCATCCTGCGCGAATGTGTGACGAGTGCCATTACGGTATCGGACGAAGAAACATGTTGCGCGATGAAGTGGATGGACGATCAACATGGGTTGCGCACCGAACCATCCGGCGCGATCACGATCGCTTCGCTGTTAGAAAAGAAGGTGAACCTAGACGGTGATGGTGACGTTGTCATCGTCTTGAGTGGACGTAACGTCGACGCCGTTGACTTTCAAAGGTGGACTGGCACCACTTCATAG
- a CDS encoding M20 family metallopeptidase yields the protein MSNNKSSNHPVIELLADLVRINSVNPNYEGGVPELAMADFVEQYFHDLGVETWRQLVYPDRPNVIARIPGRDSSRRVVLEAHLDTVSTVGMSIDPWMPEIRDGKLYGRGSCDTKGGMAAMMHAIATLAKEGVTPPCDVLMATTIDEEFSYRGVVALCDSLDAGPVDPEVLENERTPRNPLRADAAIIAEPTLLQPVIASKGLVRWKIETRGKSAHSAKPHLGVNAIEHMAHIIAAIERDTRRLAASPHPLLGPATCNIGVVRGGVQVNFVPDRCEIELDRRLLPGESRDQVLQHYQQIIDVVATKHPGMDVVMHPPMLSDRPLETEATSPAVQTMVTVLNELGHDATLIGVPFCSDASKFGALGIPSMILGPGSIDQAHAAVEWIECEQVIQASEIYRQFLIQFS from the coding sequence ATGAGCAATAACAAATCGTCAAATCACCCGGTGATCGAGTTATTAGCCGATCTGGTTCGAATCAACAGCGTCAATCCCAACTATGAAGGTGGCGTTCCCGAACTCGCCATGGCGGACTTTGTCGAACAGTACTTCCACGATTTGGGAGTGGAAACATGGCGACAACTCGTCTACCCCGATCGGCCCAATGTTATCGCTCGTATTCCGGGAAGAGATTCCAGCCGGCGAGTTGTGCTGGAAGCTCATTTAGATACGGTTTCGACGGTTGGGATGAGCATTGATCCTTGGATGCCAGAGATCCGCGACGGAAAACTATACGGTCGCGGTTCGTGTGACACCAAGGGAGGAATGGCAGCGATGATGCACGCGATTGCAACACTTGCGAAGGAAGGCGTCACTCCGCCGTGTGATGTTTTGATGGCTACGACGATCGACGAAGAATTCTCGTATCGAGGTGTAGTTGCATTATGTGATTCGCTTGATGCTGGGCCGGTCGATCCCGAGGTTCTGGAAAACGAAAGGACGCCTCGAAATCCACTCAGAGCCGACGCAGCCATTATCGCGGAACCTACGTTGTTGCAGCCGGTTATCGCCAGCAAAGGATTGGTGCGTTGGAAGATTGAGACACGAGGCAAGTCAGCACACTCCGCAAAACCACACTTGGGCGTCAACGCGATCGAGCATATGGCTCACATCATCGCAGCAATCGAGCGAGACACTCGCCGTCTTGCCGCAAGCCCGCATCCACTACTTGGTCCAGCCACATGCAACATCGGCGTCGTCCGAGGCGGCGTGCAAGTAAACTTTGTTCCCGACCGATGCGAGATCGAATTGGATCGGCGTCTGCTGCCGGGGGAATCTCGTGATCAGGTCTTGCAGCACTATCAACAAATCATCGATGTGGTTGCGACGAAGCATCCCGGTATGGATGTAGTCATGCATCCGCCAATGCTGAGCGATCGACCGCTGGAAACTGAGGCCACGTCGCCGGCTGTGCAAACGATGGTAACCGTGCTTAATGAACTGGGTCACGACGCAACGTTGATCGGCGTTCCGTTTTGTAGTGACGCCAGCAAATTCGGAGCGTTGGGAATTCCAAGTATGATTCTAGGTCCCGGCAGCATCGACCAGGCTCACGCTGCGGTGGAGTGGATCGAGTGTGAGCAAGTGATTCAGGCGAGCGAAATCTATCGGCAATTCCTGATTCAATTCTCGTGA
- a CDS encoding methionine-R-sulfoxide reductase has protein sequence MLSRLLHRPSQTRSPRSIARLLVITLCVATASLGCHAGDEVDSSETAVTPASKVNAETNAMSKSDSVEPQVVKTIVGPFNPLTPEEAYVILEKGTERPGDHGLTLTKDPGTYICRRCNAPLYHAKHKFVSHCGWPSFDDEIKGAVARHPDADGRRVEIVCANCDGHLGHVFEGEQLTPKNVRHCVNSISMKFIPEGKELPAKIVQPESKSDNTSEPTDKDPAKD, from the coding sequence ATGTTGTCTCGATTGCTGCACCGGCCCTCACAAACTCGATCACCGCGTAGCATCGCACGCTTATTAGTCATCACTCTGTGCGTTGCGACTGCGTCATTGGGCTGCCATGCCGGCGACGAGGTTGATTCCAGTGAAACCGCAGTGACCCCCGCTTCCAAAGTCAATGCCGAGACCAATGCCATGAGCAAATCTGATTCAGTCGAACCGCAGGTTGTGAAAACGATTGTCGGACCATTCAATCCGCTCACCCCAGAGGAAGCCTATGTGATTCTTGAGAAGGGAACCGAGCGTCCCGGGGACCATGGTTTGACATTGACCAAAGATCCCGGCACCTACATTTGCCGCCGATGCAACGCGCCGCTGTACCACGCCAAGCACAAGTTCGTTAGTCACTGCGGTTGGCCTAGTTTTGATGACGAGATTAAGGGCGCTGTCGCTCGTCACCCAGACGCTGATGGACGTCGAGTAGAAATTGTGTGCGCGAACTGTGACGGTCACCTTGGGCACGTGTTCGAAGGCGAGCAATTGACGCCCAAAAACGTCCGCCACTGCGTGAACTCAATTTCGATGAAGTTCATTCCCGAAGGAAAAGAACTGCCGGCGAAAATAGTGCAGCCGGAATCGAAGAGCGACAACACTAGCGAACCGACTGATAAAGACCCTGCAAAAGACTAG
- a CDS encoding DUF3859 domain-containing protein — translation MARRKPEFRMITHGIYTKWISESKDLPSFQEQTTQIPARVDIEFGFIVSIKNAKNESLQYCIDHPGIRDSDGKVRAPFEGIVYVKSNDWQFYLGDTIWEPIADKLGDWRMTLEHDGKVIADKTFHVSEGSYEENQSTKKDSPLSP, via the coding sequence ATGGCGAGACGAAAACCTGAATTCCGTATGATCACCCACGGCATCTACACCAAGTGGATTTCCGAATCAAAGGACCTGCCATCGTTTCAGGAACAGACAACGCAAATCCCAGCCCGCGTCGACATTGAATTTGGCTTTATCGTTTCCATCAAGAATGCGAAAAACGAATCGCTTCAATACTGCATCGACCACCCTGGAATTCGCGATAGCGATGGAAAAGTACGCGCCCCCTTTGAAGGCATCGTCTACGTCAAATCAAACGATTGGCAGTTCTATCTCGGTGATACGATTTGGGAACCGATTGCCGATAAGCTTGGTGACTGGCGGATGACGTTGGAACACGACGGCAAGGTGATCGCTGACAAGACCTTCCATGTAAGCGAAGGATCCTATGAAGAAAATCAGTCCACAAAAAAAGACTCACCGCTTTCGCCGTGA